In one window of Pseudomonas benzenivorans DNA:
- a CDS encoding Hsp20/alpha crystallin family protein → MDRLNELKHGLEETWHSLGEGWRQVLDRASGALTRFTPSGRDKREEIPPPAAGSASAEFPSSSWALLAGDLYEDADKFVVRLEVPGLDKQDLDIEVRGDVLVVRGEKRYEQESSSGHYRIRQCAFGRFHRSIPLPLPVLANKTAAHYRNGVLRIELPKAEHARGRRIEVRTG, encoded by the coding sequence CCTGGCACTCGCTCGGCGAGGGCTGGCGTCAGGTGCTCGACCGCGCCAGCGGGGCCCTGACCCGCTTCACCCCCAGCGGTCGCGACAAGCGCGAGGAAATCCCGCCGCCGGCGGCCGGGTCCGCCAGCGCCGAATTCCCCTCGAGCAGCTGGGCGCTGCTGGCCGGCGACCTGTACGAGGACGCCGACAAGTTCGTCGTGCGCCTGGAAGTACCGGGGCTGGACAAGCAGGACCTGGACATCGAGGTGCGTGGCGACGTGCTGGTGGTGCGTGGCGAGAAACGCTACGAGCAGGAATCGAGCAGCGGCCACTACCGCATTCGCCAGTGCGCCTTCGGCCGCTTCCACCGCAGCATCCCCCTGCCGCTGCCGGTGCTCGCCAACAAGACCGCGGCCCACTACCGCAACGGCGTGCTGCGCATCGAGCTGCCCAAGGCCGAACACGCCCGCGGCCGCCGCATCGAGGTGCGCACCGGCTGA
- a CDS encoding ATP-binding cassette domain-containing protein has translation MFELDAVTYHLPDRPLLHPLDLRLAEGQMVGLIGHNGSGKSTLLKLLARQQLPSGGRILLDGKPVQDWGNRAFARRVAYLPQQLPAADGLSVRELVGFGRYPWHGPLGRLKAEDRARIERALQLTDTQRFAERLVDSLSGGERQRVWLAMLLAQDSRYLLLDEPTSALDIAHQVEVLALVRKLCAELGLGVVVVLHDINLAARYCDRLVALHSGRLLVEGSPAQLMTSDTLASIYGIGMTVMPHPRAQAPIAVVH, from the coding sequence ATGTTCGAACTGGACGCCGTCACCTACCACTTGCCCGACCGCCCCCTGCTGCACCCCCTCGACCTGCGTCTGGCCGAAGGGCAGATGGTCGGCCTGATCGGCCACAATGGCTCCGGCAAATCCACCCTGCTCAAGCTGCTGGCGCGCCAGCAGCTGCCCAGCGGCGGGCGCATCCTGCTCGATGGCAAGCCGGTGCAGGACTGGGGCAACCGCGCCTTCGCCCGCCGGGTGGCCTACCTGCCGCAGCAATTGCCTGCCGCCGACGGCCTCAGCGTGCGCGAACTGGTCGGTTTCGGGCGCTACCCCTGGCACGGCCCCCTCGGCCGCCTCAAGGCCGAAGACCGGGCCAGGATCGAGCGGGCACTGCAGCTCACCGACACCCAGCGCTTCGCCGAACGCCTGGTGGACAGTCTCTCCGGCGGCGAGCGCCAGCGGGTCTGGCTGGCCATGCTGCTGGCCCAGGACAGCCGCTACCTGCTGCTCGACGAGCCCACCTCGGCCCTGGACATCGCCCATCAGGTGGAAGTCCTGGCCCTGGTGCGCAAGCTCTGTGCGGAACTGGGCCTGGGCGTGGTGGTGGTGCTGCACGACATCAACCTGGCGGCGCGCTACTGCGACCGCCTGGTGGCCCTGCACAGCGGGCGCCTGCTGGTCGAGGGCAGCCCGGCACAACTGATGACCAGCGACACCCTGGCGTCCATCTACGGCATCGGCATGACCGTCATGCCCCACCCGCGCGCCCAGGCGCCCATCGCCGTGGTCCATTGA
- a CDS encoding ABC transporter substrate-binding protein: protein MRLAVLLGLCLALLGLPAAAAPQRIAVIDWGLTETLLALGVTPQAVAEVDGYRRWVAAPALPAEVQDLGLRTEPNLELLSQLAPELILITPQFENARAALERIAPVRSLTLFAPDSDPYLNAQRVTRELGQLFDRQAEAEALIRRVDEGLARTQRRLGDAQRPLYLVHFMDDRHVRVYGQHSLYQSVLARLGLRNAWTTPGSYWGFSNTGIERLIEQPDARLLYFRPLPLDAERQLANSALWQNLPMVRDGRVHALAEVWSFGALPSAERFARQLQRALPNETPP from the coding sequence ATGCGTCTGGCCGTACTCCTGGGCCTGTGCCTGGCCTTGCTCGGCCTGCCGGCCGCCGCCGCACCGCAACGGATCGCGGTGATCGACTGGGGCCTGACCGAGACCCTGCTGGCCCTGGGCGTGACGCCCCAGGCGGTGGCCGAGGTGGACGGCTACAGGCGCTGGGTCGCCGCGCCAGCGTTACCCGCCGAGGTCCAGGACCTGGGCCTGCGCACCGAGCCGAACCTGGAGCTGCTCAGTCAACTGGCGCCGGAGCTGATCCTCATCACCCCGCAGTTCGAGAATGCCCGCGCCGCCCTGGAGCGCATCGCCCCGGTACGCAGCCTGACCCTGTTCGCCCCGGACAGCGACCCCTACCTCAATGCCCAACGCGTCACCCGCGAGCTGGGCCAGCTGTTCGACCGCCAGGCCGAGGCCGAAGCGCTGATCCGGCGCGTCGACGAGGGCCTGGCCCGCACTCAGCGGCGGCTCGGCGATGCCCAGCGGCCGCTGTACCTGGTGCACTTCATGGATGACCGCCATGTCCGGGTGTATGGCCAGCACAGCCTCTACCAGTCGGTGCTCGCCCGCCTGGGCCTGCGCAACGCCTGGACCACGCCGGGCAGCTACTGGGGCTTCTCCAACACCGGAATCGAGCGCCTTATCGAGCAACCGGACGCCCGCCTGCTGTATTTCCGCCCGCTACCGCTGGATGCCGAACGCCAGTTGGCCAATAGCGCCCTGTGGCAGAACCTGCCGATGGTGCGCGACGGCCGCGTGCATGCCCTGGCCGAAGTCTGGAGCTTCGGCGCCCTGCCCAGCGCCGAGCGCTTCGCCCGGCAGTTGCAACGGGCCCTGCCGAACGAGACCCCGCCATGA